The window CCTGGGTCATGCATCTCATCGGAGCGCGCGATGAGGTTCTGACCATGTCGATCCATTACGGCCGTATCATGTTCATCGGCCTCAGTGTTTCATTTGCCACCTTCTCGCTCTATACGGCCCTGCGCAGTGTGGGGAACCCGAAAACTTCGATGTTTCTTATGCTGAGCGGCGCGGTACTGAACCTCCTTCTGGACCCTTTCCTTATCTTTGGTTGGGGGCCGTTCCCCCGCTTGGGACTGGAGGGAGCCGCCATTGCATCGGTTTTATCCCATATCCTCACCTATATCGCGGGCACGGTGATCTTTTACGGCGGATTCGCTAATGTCCGGCTGTGTTTTCACAATACTGAGCCCCTGCGATGGTCTTCAATGCGCAAAATCCTTGGAATCAGCCTTCCTTCCGCCATCAGCTCTATGTCCTGGTCCTTGGGCCGCCTGGTCATCATGCCTTTCATTGCCACCTTCGGCATTGGAGTCGTGGCGGCCTATGGCATGGCCAATCGGGTTGTCGCCTTGGGAATCCTCCTGGTTGTCGGATTGGGATTGGGCGTCGCTTCACTCATCGGCCAGATTCTAGGCGCCGGTCTCGCGGATCGTGCGCGCCAAACGGCCGGTCTTGCGATGAAGACGGCCACCTATATCAATGTCATTTTCGCCGCGGTGGTCGCCGTCTTCGCGGTGAAGATCTCCGGACTTTTCCTTCACGATCCACAGCTCATTGCGGCCGGCGCGGAAATCCTGCGAATCCAGGCGATCTCCTTTCCCTTCTTCGCTGCCTTCATCATGATGGAGGAAATCTATGCCGGAGCCGGAGACACCGTCCCGCCGATGTTTTTCGGTATTCTCCTTGAATGGATCTTGATGATTCCGGTCGTCATTATCGGAACCCGATGGCTGGGATTCGGCCCGAGCGGGGTATGGTGGTCCATCACTCTATCAGTGATCTTGGCGACCCTATTCTTTTTCATTCACTACAGAAGGGGCACTTGGCTTACAAAAAAAGTGTGAGCATGAGAAGTCTACCGGACAAGAAGCCAAAGCCCGGCCAGCATTAAGACCGCGCCGGCATACTGCACTCCTCCCAGCCTCTCATTAAATAGAAAGGCGCTGACAACGAGAATGAGAAGATATCCCAGTGACACCATCGCGGGGTAGGCTAGGCTGAGAGGCAGGCGCCGCAGAGCCAATGTGTAAGCCAAGAGGTTGGATCCAAAGCAGAGAACACCGATGACAAAAGGCCAATTGAGGAAGATCTGCAGAAAAGCCGGCCATTCGGGGTGGGCCGGCGACGGATGCGTCGCGGCATACTTGATAAGAATATTCGCCGAGGCGTTGAGGACAAGAGCCGTGATGAGCAAGGCGATCGCACTCATATATCACTCCTTGAATAAACCCTTGAATATGAATCCTTGAAGAACCATTTCTTCATTCCATTATGCCGGTGTTATTGTAGAGAGTGCTCTGGTAGATCGTGTTATGATGGATCTGGGTTTCAACCTAATCCGCCGATGCTAGATGGTCAAGCCATCACCGTCAATGGATTGAGGGCGAAGAGATGAAATGGCGAATT is drawn from Candidatus Eisenbacteria bacterium and contains these coding sequences:
- a CDS encoding MATE family efflux transporter, whose translation is MGVPSMIGFLALNIYDLADMFWVSRLGVDRIAAITLFQSFQWVISSANQMIGTGSVAVISRRYGEGQAHRTEASIKETLILKWISGLVFGFIGFLVLPWVMHLIGARDEVLTMSIHYGRIMFIGLSVSFATFSLYTALRSVGNPKTSMFLMLSGAVLNLLLDPFLIFGWGPFPRLGLEGAAIASVLSHILTYIAGTVIFYGGFANVRLCFHNTEPLRWSSMRKILGISLPSAISSMSWSLGRLVIMPFIATFGIGVVAAYGMANRVVALGILLVVGLGLGVASLIGQILGAGLADRARQTAGLAMKTATYINVIFAAVVAVFAVKISGLFLHDPQLIAAGAEILRIQAISFPFFAAFIMMEEIYAGAGDTVPPMFFGILLEWILMIPVVIIGTRWLGFGPSGVWWSITLSVILATLFFFIHYRRGTWLTKKV